Proteins found in one Anaerolineales bacterium genomic segment:
- a CDS encoding amino acid transporter has protein sequence MDANVKTIIFYGESDMAQAKIMTESTPEKKRSISLMGAIFIGIGSMVGAGIFALFGEAGKIAETAVWVSFLVAGLIALLQGYSFAKLGAKYPSSGGLISWIVRGYGKGLFTGGLVMLGYFSTLIVAAMVAVSFGNYFTSLFFGATAPAYLPKIFAVLIVAVLTFVNSTGTDLVTKAQSAIVTIVLLVLGGFAIAMLVNMDPSMVAPSTYPPFSKIFASVALTFFAYLGFGVISFVGGDIKDPEKNMPRAMYISIGVTLLLYVALAIGVFGVLTVQEVIANADTALAAAAFPIFGQAGYTLITIVAVFSTAGAINSQLYASIGATFSMAKDGQLPPRFGLARKYRAGGTQGLVISSLLIVLLAVFFNVSVIASIGSAVALAIFALLTVAHLRLTKETGASKFVLWIALITTLAAILLFCWNTLQTAPNTFIILIVTIILAWVVEAGWRAISKREVKVEQIDG, from the coding sequence ATGGATGCTAATGTAAAAACGATAATATTTTATGGAGAGAGTGACATGGCACAAGCTAAGATAATGACTGAAAGCACACCAGAAAAAAAACGCTCGATCAGCTTGATGGGAGCTATTTTTATTGGCATTGGCTCGATGGTTGGTGCAGGTATCTTTGCCCTTTTTGGAGAGGCAGGCAAGATTGCTGAAACCGCAGTATGGGTATCTTTCCTCGTCGCCGGGCTGATTGCCTTGCTGCAAGGCTATTCCTTCGCAAAATTAGGGGCTAAGTATCCTTCTTCCGGTGGATTAATCTCGTGGATCGTACGCGGATACGGCAAGGGATTGTTCACGGGTGGCCTGGTGATGCTGGGTTATTTTTCGACGCTGATCGTGGCTGCCATGGTCGCAGTATCGTTCGGTAATTACTTCACCAGTCTGTTCTTTGGAGCAACCGCCCCCGCTTACTTGCCCAAAATTTTTGCCGTCCTTATTGTTGCCGTTCTGACCTTTGTCAACTCGACTGGTACAGATTTGGTGACGAAAGCCCAATCAGCGATTGTGACCATCGTCTTGCTTGTTCTAGGTGGTTTTGCCATTGCCATGCTGGTTAATATGGATCCATCGATGGTGGCTCCATCCACGTACCCACCCTTTAGTAAGATCTTTGCCAGTGTCGCCCTCACCTTTTTTGCCTACCTTGGTTTTGGAGTGATCTCATTCGTCGGTGGAGATATTAAGGACCCTGAGAAAAACATGCCTCGAGCAATGTATATCTCGATTGGTGTTACATTATTGCTTTACGTTGCCCTGGCGATTGGCGTTTTCGGCGTGCTCACCGTTCAAGAGGTCATTGCTAATGCCGATACAGCCCTGGCTGCTGCAGCCTTCCCTATCTTTGGTCAGGCCGGGTATACGTTGATCACCATAGTGGCGGTTTTCTCTACTGCAGGGGCGATCAACTCCCAGCTTTATGCCAGCATAGGCGCGACTTTTTCCATGGCTAAAGACGGTCAGCTGCCGCCCAGGTTCGGTTTAGCGCGCAAGTATCGGGCAGGTGGTACCCAGGGTTTAGTAATTTCATCCCTGTTGATCGTGCTCCTGGCGGTCTTTTTTAATGTATCGGTCATTGCCTCGATCGGGAGTGCCGTAGCGCTGGCTATCTTTGCTTTACTCACGGTGGCTCACCTGAGGTTAACCAAGGAAACGGGGGCTTCAAAGTTTGTGCTGTGGATTGCCTTGATCACCACCCTCGCTGCGATCCTGCTGTTTTGCTGGAATACCCTGCAGACCGCACCAAACACTTTCATTATCCTGATCGTGACAATAATCCTCGCCTGGGTAGTGGAGGCGGGCTGGAGAGCGATCAGTAAACGCGAGGTAAAAGTTGAGCAGATAGATGGGTAA